AGCCCCTTTCTAATCATcactcctgcccctgcccagggatgcGGCCGCTGCTGAGCTCCCATTGCACCTCATCTAATCTCTGACCCAACTTAAACCCAAAAGGTAAAGGATTTTTGTAACGCTGtcttgcagcagccaggagaagcCTAATGGAAGCTTTCAGAGGCAGAGCTCCTCACCTCTTGCTGTTTAGTGCTGAGCATCGGCCAAAGCACTAAACAtcctctctcctccccctcACCAGGCCTGGCTTTAGAGCCAAGGTACTCACCCATGAAAtctggctgctcctgagggCTGGGAATTTGTTTCCGTTTCCAAAGTGTGGACGAGTTACAAATCCCTGCTTACTACTGTCACAAGAGGGAGGTAAGAAATCCACCCAGGACAGACTCCAGTGCCCTCGAAGGGGGTTTCCCTGGTATAAAGCAGGTAGGTTAGTGTTACTCTCATGGGGTCCCAGGTCCTCTCTGCCCCTAACACCAGCTCATgtctcccccttttcctgccttcccatGTGCTGAGAGACCACAGCcttcagtggggaaaaaaatccagtgaaagGCCTTATCCAAAGCccaaaaaaatgaacacaaataGTCCAGCCAACCTCGAGGGAGCTTGGACTGAGCCCACAGCACCCTGCAAAGCTCAGCCTAACTTTAGGAAATACTAGATCCAAAACAAAAGTCTCTCTTTTCCAAACGCTGCCCACGTGACCCTGGCGAGCCCTGGGATCCTGAAGGCTGCAATGGGACTTCTCTgggccacagcacagcccctctggtCACTGTCCCgctggcagctcagccagaAGAGTGACCTGATGTGACATCCCCGGCTCACACTGGGCTCTGCCACGCCGCAGCCGCCCTGGTTCCTCCGGAGCACTTCCCAGGTGGGCGTTCCAAGGTGGGATGATGAGGGGCAGATACACAGACACTGATTAGGGATCGCCCATGGCTGTTGGGTCAGGGAGCTGCCTCttccctgccactgctcctgcaCTTCCCTTGTCCTGGGTGGGGGCTGGAAaaacacccccagcccagcgTGACAGGAGAGTCAGGCCTTAGCACTCCCCTTCCATCTTCTTTACCACAGCCCAAGTTAAAACAGaaccaaacagaaaccaaaacacaaattGGGACTCCGAATGGGACGTAGAACACTTTGGACTTGAAAACGGGACTGcaagggggggagggggggtgtCTCCCAGGGAGgacagcaggggaggggaggggacaccgTCATTTACACCGATCAGGAGAAGCTGTCATCTATACACAGCAGTATAAGCCAAGATATATTACATGAAAGAACACACTGAGTGCATGGAGTTACCCACAGCGGGTCAGACTGGCACAGTTGTCTTGAACAAGACCCTGGAGTTGCAGTTGGTGTTTGTTGTTGACCTATCTAGCTCGCTCTCTATATATATAGCTATGTATAGAATTTCTCTGCATGCATTTGTCTCAAAAGGAGCTGtacagctgggctgggtttcTCGTCCCCACCCCGTCTCGGTCTTCATTTTTTCCGGGCTAGGAATGCCACTCCCACAATCACAGCCAGCGCGGCCACCGCCACTCCTCCGACGATGATCAAGGGCTTCATGTTGTCGAAGAAGCTGCCCGGGGACTCCTCGGAGCTGTTTCCCTTGTGGTCAGAGTCAGGGGACTGGCCGCTGGCCTCCTGCGTCTCCGTGGCGGCGGGGCTGGGTTTCAGGTTGCTGTGGTTGTTGGCGATGGCGGCGTCACCGCCTGCCTTCTTGGTGGCCGTGGCGGCAGCAGGCTGCTCTTTGGGGGCCTCCTTCTTGTCTGCATTCGTGGCAGGCCCAGGGTTGGGTTTTTCCGGCTTCCCGGCGCTGGCGGCCTTGGCATCGGGTTTGTTTCCGCTTCGGACGTTGCCTTTGGAATCCatcctggggtgctgtgggCAGCGATGGATATGTGGGGCTATCCCAGCTCTTCTCCCTCGCccggctgctgcaggaagcagaggagccAGCCGAGCTCAAGGCCTGGGAGAGGTTGTCTTGGGATGCTTGTTACGCTGGCAGTGTCCTACCTGGACATCATACAGCACCTGGAGGGGGAAGCAGAACAAGGAGAGGTGAGTGACAGGGCAGAGCAAGTCAGTGTTCCTCTGCCTGGAGGTGATGGAGGAGGACAGAAAGGAAGCCTGGAAAACTGTTGGCTCCTCCTTTCAGAACTGTGAACTCCATTCAAAGCATTTACTACAGGCTCTGTGCCTGTAACAATCACAGAAGCAGAGGACggcctgggctggaagggaccttaaaactcaccTTGATcatgccacaggcagggacaccttccactggatcAGAGGCCTCCAAGCCCTGtacagcctggccttggacacttccagggatggggcagccacagcttctctggtcaATGTGTGCCAcggcctcagcaccctcacagggaaggatttttttcctaatattgaACAGGAACATCAAACAAGTTGGACTGACTGTCATCTATGGTTGCCACTTCTGGGCATCCATAGTCCAAGTTCATGCTGGCTGTGTGTGGGGCCATTTGTCAGTGATGACAAACTCATATCCAACCAAATAAACCTTACTTTGCCTTTGCTCACCCTTTCAATTCCTTCTGGGTAAGGAGACAACACTTTGTTCCATGGGAAAGCAGATGCATAGATCCTCCCTGCCTGTCTCACCCTCCATCCTCCCTTTTGCAGCACTATCCCAGGGTCCACTTCGGAAGCAgttaaaatgtgattttgtgTGATACTCTCCCTCCAGATGGGTACTGCAGGAAAACCAGCATTAGTTTCTCACAGATACCAGAGATAAAAGGATTATTTCTGCCAGCCTTTTGGTGgagcaacagcaaaacaaagtgccagatcctcagctggtgcaaaaaaagagaactgaCTGCATGGATTTACTGCAGAGCTGGATCTCTTGGTGACAGAGGCAT
This region of Motacilla alba alba isolate MOTALB_02 chromosome 5, Motacilla_alba_V1.0_pri, whole genome shotgun sequence genomic DNA includes:
- the CEND1 gene encoding cell cycle exit and neuronal differentiation protein 1 isoform X1, which gives rise to MDSKGNVRSGNKPDAKAASAGKPEKPNPGPATNADKKEAPKEQPAAATATKKAGGDAAIANNHSNLKPSPAATETQEASGQSPDSDHKGNSSEESPGSFFDNMKPLIIVGGVAVAALAVIVGVAFLARKK
- the CEND1 gene encoding cell cycle exit and neuronal differentiation protein 1 isoform X2: MPLAWGERGGRAGAPSSGTCGCPAQGDKERWRHGATCPRKKILPCEGAEAVAHIDQRSCGCPIPGSVQGQAVQGLEASDPVEGVPACGMIKVLYDVQVGHCQRNKHPKTTSPRP